The Anopheles gambiae chromosome 2, idAnoGambNW_F1_1, whole genome shotgun sequence genomic sequence GGATTCTCCAAACAGCCCGAAATCGTAGCTTAGACATCTTTTTCGAGATAAATGCCAATTTAATACAAGTCATTAGTTTTTGGCAGacttcacacatacacaaaagtCCAGTGTATTCTGTTTGACTGCCAAGTTCGTAATTTTCCTTATTCCATTTCCTAAAACGCTATAAcattttttgtctatttttgtcGAAATCAGCAGCCAGCAAGCGCACGTCTAAGCCgcgagataaaaaaaagaaaacgtccAACAGTAAAATTCCTACTGTACTGTTACTGTAGTTGGGGTTGCTGGTTTCTCTAATTATGTTCACTAGTCCCGAATTCGAACTGATCAAAGGATTCCCCTTACAAAAATCATATAATATACTACATAAGACCCTAAAACGTCACTATTGTAATATTAAAACTAAAGGTAAACTGTACATCCCTTTTCCCTGCATTACCATATTGCTGTTTAGTAATCGTCATCGTAGCCATAGTAATCATCATCGTCCCCGGTGTTAAGCATGTCAGCCAGGGATTTGTGTTCCGGTTCTGGTTCAGGTTCCGGTTCCACATCGCCCTCCTCATCGTAGTCATCGATGGTGTCtgcaacaataataaaaagaatcGTTAGCATCAAAGACATGACCCCAGCAACATCATCTCTGCATAAGTAGCCCAATGTCAATGCTACCCGACAGAGCATCCTACACACGCTGCCTGCCTGCTTACCTTGACCAGTTTTGGTCGTCCCATCTTCCGTAACTTTGGCCGTCTCGTCGTCGTCCGCACCCGCCGACGACACGACTGGCAGCGTTGCCTGAGCCGTATGCTTCTTCCTCGACGAGGCCCCAAAGTTTGGTGTAGGTTTCAAATTGCTTCTACCGGCCGCATCAGCTACCGGCGCATCGAACggtttcttttcctgcttgATACCACGCACTGGTGATAACaatgggctgctgctgctgttggtgggatTTATCTCTCCCTTTATTTCACTCTTCGCCTCCACCGGTAGGGCTGTTAGTGCGGAAGTGGTCGCTGCTGCCGTGGAACCGGCTCCATCACCATCCGTTAACGTTTTCAGTATGTCATAGTTAATCTTGCTCGATATTTTCTTCTCCTGCAGTATCATCTCGATCGCCTCGCGGGCCGATGGCGATGGGCCAAACATCTTTTTCTTCACATTGCGCCGCTTCTTCTTTTCCGGCTTGCCTTCCTCGCGCTCCTTCGCCAGCCGTTCCTCCTTTATCTTCATATCCTTCAGATACTCTTCGTTCAGCTTCTCCCACTGCATGTTCTTCGTTCGTGCTTCCTCCTCCGTCATTATGTACCCATTGATTTCATCATCGTCCAAATCTTCGGTCAATAGTTCACCCTCTCCGACATCACCTTCCGGCAGGAATGAACCGCTGCCCAGCTCTTCACCAGCCGGACGCTCCTTCTCGGTGTTCGCACAGATAGCTCGCAGGTCCGGGCGCATACCTTCCGGGATAAATGATTTGCTACTGTTTGCGCTGTTCTTCtcccgaccaccaccaccaccaccaccactgcccgGTGTTTCCTCCTTCAAACACTCGGTTATTACATCCATCGTGGACTCTTCTATAAACTGACCCGTCTCCTGCAACTCGTCAAAGTCCACATTCTTTACCTTGCGCTTCTTCCCCAGCCGGGTCATTTCGCGATCGAGCGCAGCATCGATTTCCGCCTGCAGTTGGTTAAACTCCGTCGTTTGCTCTTCCAGCTTCTGGAGGCGCTCTTTGTCCCGCTTGCGGGCAGCCTTGAATGCGGGCGGATCCTGCTCCGCCTCGAGATCGACCGCCATAAACTCGTCCACCGTTAGGGCGCTGCTGGGCGTTTCGCCAAACTCAAACAGCCGCTTGCGCAGCGTAGATTCGTGGATCTTGACGATGCGTACGATGTCGTTCGGTGTGCGGCTAAAATCGTGCATCCGGGCGGCTAGCAGCAGGGCGGCCCCGCACAACCCCGAAGGACGCCGGCCCGAGTGTATGGAATCCTTCTTCATGCGCTGCACCAAGCGTTGCGCCGTCATTGACACTTCGTGCGTTTTCTCCTTAAATTCCAGCTTGTTTGCGTAGCGCATGATGTAAATGCAGGGATCTAAAATGACgacagcaaaaaaggaaaggaaacgaaTTTAATATTTCGTTATGTATGGGTGCAATATGATTGAATTCTCTTCAAGGTTATGACCATGGCCATGATTGCTCGGTTCAATCAAAGGCTACAGTACAAGGAAGCGAGTTTACTACAGCCAGCGGAAGATTGGTTATAAAAAGGAACTGTAAATTTTCAGCTTCGTAGTGTAAAAAAGATACATTGGTGCATTTATTGAgcgaattgttttattttcagtaGCACCATTACCGTATCTGATCGTATCAAACTTTTTCGaatatttttgctgttgtaatttttaaacaaatttagtACAAAAGTAATTACTCAACTAGTAGAACAAAACAGACGATATTTTATACCTCTGCCTTTGCGAGATTTATGTAACACGAGCaacagaagagaaaaaacacacaagaaaaCCCCCCCTTCAAAGGCGCAAATGCTAAAACCTAATGCCCTCAAACCGGTTCAATTGAACCGGGAAAGTAAAAGTAACTCTTTCATCTATGGCTGCATCTATAAAGCCGACAGCATAATAATCCATGCACCGGTGGAAGCGAGCACGACCAGTTCTCATGCAATGATGCAGTTCACAGCCCAAGCTAGTTCCTGTTTGCAACCACCCACCTTCATACACTGCTCTACCAACTCAATGGTACATTTCTATTCCGGTGtgaatgcaaaaaacaaaaaacaacagcttTAAAATTAGCAAGCCACCATTTGTTGCTTCTCTCAAAATTGCTCCGGTGTTTGGCAATTCACTCTTTATTGTTCAGCTGACTTTAAAATCGCAACGATTACTACATGGGCCACACCACGTTCGAGTGATCGATCAGCTGTGGCCGTCACATTTTCAGCTTCGTTGCCAAATATATTCTCCATCCGTGGCCACTAGCTAGGCcgccaggcaggcaggcagatcATCGGAAATACtcacaacaaccacacacacacccaacaaaCCCTCAATAGAATATGATTATAAATGTTGCGAAACATTTCCTAACACCACCCAGCGGCTTTCATATCGATACGTGTGATGTTTACATTCGCACAAGGTTAACAAAAATTTAGATTCAAATTAAAGCGTCCATCCGAGTTAAACCGCACCGGAGACACGGTCGTGCTGCAACGGAAACGATAATCGAACATAACCGGCGCactaccaccaacacgaaCGGTGACAAACATCCATAGCGATCGTACCTTTTGCAGATCGTGACCCTTGTCTCCTCCGTTCTGGTCATACTTTCGCCTTCCCATGCAGAAAGAAACATTAAACAGAAAAGAGCGTACAGGAGGGGGGAGAAGAGCATCTAAAGGCTGTGCAATTTAATGCAATCTTGTTGCAACACTATGTGCAAATGCAGTGCCATCATCTTTTCCGTCTCTTTTTCTCCGTCGTGCCATCACCGTAACAGAATGAAAATATTGGCCCCGCGCGTCTGCATGATCGCCGAAAACCGATCGCCACGCCAAAACAATCCTCCCAACAACACTCCCCGGCGCGGGGAGCATTAAAAGGTAGCAGACGGTGGGGATtcatacccccccccccccccaccaacACTTCCACAAGTTGTACATGTGCGCGTGTGTACggcggctgttgttgtttgttttgggtaGGGGATGCAAAAACACGCCAACGGAAAGCACCGGCCAGCGGCTGCTGCGTTGCTAATCgttgccagcagcagcagcaccagcagcaccagcagcaacattcGAAGCGGCGACTGCTCAGTTTGATTTCAGTATCGAAGGGAAGCGAACGTGTGGGATGGTGCTGCCTCGCCATCAAGCGCGCAAgaggtgtgttggtgtgtgtaaaAGAACGTTCGTGTAAATAATAGTGGCCGATTTTAGAACGATCTGTGAGTAAAATACTTGTTCTGTGTAAACTCATCCTGGAAATATGGAAGAAAGACAAAAAGCATCGTACAGTGGTGAAGTGAGCGTCAATATGAGCGAACTAGGTTGCAAGTGATGTTGCGGAGCGTTACATTACACCATCATCATTAAACGCCATTAAATCATGATTAAATCATGAAATCATTTGGATGGATTTTTACATACAtaaaaacggaagaaaaacCTTCCCCAACGACGTGATGAATCACATAAAACGCTCCTACACATTCGCAGAcccatgtgtgcgtgtgcaagGCCCTGAGAGCTGTGGGCGCCAGAGACCTTCAAAACTGCGACACACCACAGAGCCAGATGGTGTGTGCGGCAAAAATGCGAGCGAAGATCAAAAACCTGCTGCTACGAAAAATACAAGCAGCTGACCGTGAAATGGATAGGGGCATTGCCAAAAAGGCGCAGCGCGCTACAGCTTTCTTACCAACTTCGGCCGCTCAACTTGGCACTTAGCTCGTAAATAACAGCTAGGATAGTCGGTGGCTTGGTTGGGAGGGTTTAGTCAAATTCTAGGTTTAGTGAAGCACCGTGTTATCAAAGAAACGGATGTAGCGACCGCTTTCATGTTTGCACATTGCTTAAACACAATCGAACACTAAATAACTTGATGCGGAGCACTCCGATCTAGGGAATCCATTGCAACTTCTACCGCTCTGGCCAAAGGTGTGGATTTTTTAACGAAGCAAGTTTATTAAAACCTCACGACACATCGTCGAAACATCGGGGCCACACTAAACCCTTCTCGCCCTATGCCTCTGTCTGTGGCGGCATTAGGTTCGTTGCTCCACGACGGTTGACAAACTGTGTCAGTAGCTGGTGGTGACTGACCATCATGGTGACGGGGGCAGCCGTTCTCAGCTGGCGACAATTAACCCGGCAAACGGGGACATTCTTCGAGATGGTTCTGCTGTCCGGGGCGAATGGTGAACGAGTTCTAGAACACCCCCTGTTGTCTTGCACCGCGCCATGGCCTCGTTGTACTACCCCCGCGTTGGTTGTTTTTACTTGCGCTAATCGAAAGGAAATCGTGTCTGTCACACTTATTAATCGACGACGGAATGGTGCTAAGGAGAAATCGGTTTTCCGTCCGTGGTAACGCTCTGCGACGCAAATTATGCGACAGTAGTGCCGGTCTTCTTGCCGTAGTCACACACGGCTGACTTTACGCACATTAAACAAACGAAGGGCAAAACGTGTTTCATTAACCACTACTTTTACTCATCATCTTTAAATAtagttgtgtgtgcgtgtgtgtgtgtgtgtgttttagaaTGACATAGTTTCCGAAACCATGCTTGGCTACTCCTTTTATACGGTGTTGGATTACAAGCACATCTCATCGTTCGCTTGGTTTGCGACTGTCTGCATGCACGCCAAACAAAGAACTtcaacaagcgacgaacccgcctGTATGTTCTTACTCTCTCGCCAACCGGCACACGAACAGCGAATCGGGCTAGCGGCGTTGACAAAACGGTATTTTTGCCCCAGAAGCGCTCAAAAAAATGCGATACCATCCCAAATTCGGCAATACTCTCCCTTGCGTGAAGCGGGAGGGTTGTCCCCAAGGGGAGCGCAACCTTCCTTCAGGTGGTATCTACATtgcgagcgtttttttttccttctgtaTTCAGTAGTGCCCCCCGTGATGTCTGTCCACCCAACATCATGCATAGGCCAAAGTgtagaaggaacaaaaaaaaacctcagaTCTTGTCCTTCAGGCGTCAGCGAGCAATTCGTAGATGTGTGTtttctcatcgctctctttcgCCTATCcaccttcttttcttttactgCAGCGGCCGCGGCAACACACACTTTACGgttcatattatttttatttttttcttcataacATAATTTTCAACTTCTACTGTGGCTGCGTAGCCACACGCACCCCTGCCACTTACCCGGTCCACTCCGTCCGATGGCCTTGGGAGATGGAGGAATGCcgagcgctgctgctgctgctgctgctgatctcGCTAGCGCTGGCTTACGGACACGTCTTTTAACCTTGCCACGAGCCAAACCGTCATGTCAAAGTCAACCATCAGTGAGCGATAaaggtcagcagcagcagcagcggcaacacgGGACAGCACGACGACGATCGCCATTCATTTTTTTGGGCAGatttaaaataacatttcGCTGGAGGTCCCAACCCTGTGTCCCCCTGTTGAAACTCCTTCGCGAGTGTAGTGTAACGGTTGCACACATTCTCTTGTCTCTTCTCAGCTGATCGTCAGTAGGCCGGTAGGCGAGGTTGTTGACTGACTGGTGGCGCACTTAATCGATGCTAGAAAGCATTCCCAAACAAAATCaccccgaaaaaaaagtatgtggacacacacacaaacactaacacacacgcacatacagtGCGATGATTGATGGTAAGCGATTTGGCATTGGTTGAAGTTGCAGCATGCATGACAGCTTGTTGCCCACGTGCTTTCGGCATTTCACCAGAAACAAACCTCCTCAAAAATAGTTAAAATTGAGTGGTACTTTTtagacgagagagagagagagagagagagagagagagagagagagagagagagagagagagcgagaacaTATGCAATCGAGGAGATTTCTTCATCGAACCGAACAACTCCATGCCTATACTTATTAAGCAATAAAACGCTTTTTGCCCAAAAATAACCAGAAGCAGTTTGATTAAAAACCCCTTCAATGCTTTCATTTTCTGGTGCAATTTCAAAACCAGCATAGGAATGCGTTCCTGGATTCTAAATGGAGCATTAACTACCCATTGACGCATTGTCGGATTACGCTTCGCTTGGGAGCGCAACCAGCAGCCCAATCTTATGCAATCGATTTCCGTGCTGCGCATGCAACTCAATTACATCCCTCACCCGCTACCCTGAACGATTCACGTACACACCACGTCAACGATCAACTAACGATCCCTTTTGCGTGATCGCCTACTACCGCCGTTTGGGCGTAGCTACCTACCACCCACCGCATTTCCCCGGCTGAAACCCAAACCCTATCTGTTTGGCGATGCGTACGCAAAGCACACATATTTTCATAACATTTAACGGTTTTTACGTGCTGCACGTCGTGCTGCAACATTGCGTCGTTGCAGTGTCGGTAGGTAAGGTGGCAACCGGTGCTCGGTACCTTTCCTTCCATCATCGAGTGTCATCGTGGGTTAAACAATCACTTGCCGCATTTCCCCTTTGTCTCTTCCTCACTCTACACTTTCGATTGCAATGGCTGGCCAGTCTGGGCTGACGATCAAATGGGACGCAGGATCCCTAGCCGGAGGATCGACGAGGGAGGGCAATTTGTCTCAGAGACATCTCCACCAAGTTAACGTGTTTGTCTGAACCGCAACGGTGGTTAGTGCGGAGTTTGAACCGTAAAGTAGGTTTGAGCATCATCTTGGAAAGCTCACACGCGCCCGAACGTGCTGGAATATTAGAGAAATTGCACAATGTCCATACACACTCGCTGCAATTGTCGCCAGCTGGAGTAACAACCGGTTGCATAATCTGTGCCGCCgacccagccagccagcttGTCGAGCATATTAATGCAAGTTAGTTGGTCGATTGTCTCTTTCTTCCCCAAAGCCATGGGCGCCCGTATCAAACACATACCCGCAAACACACTAGTTTAGTAGTACGGGACACACACTGGTGCGGCG encodes the following:
- the LOC1274077 gene encoding transcription factor IIIB 90 kDa subunit, which codes for MSSGRKCNNCGSADIEVDNARGDAVCTNCGSVLEDNIIVSEVQFEENAHGAASAVGQFVASDSRGGATQYGKFQVSTGTESREVTLRKARQGITHLCSQLRLNNHCIETACNFFKMALIRNLTRGRRNTHIYAACVYITCRTEGTSHLLIDISDVLQICCYELGRTYLKLSQSLCLNIPSIDPCIYIMRYANKLEFKEKTHEVSMTAQRLVQRMKKDSIHSGRRPSGLCGAALLLAARMHDFSRTPNDIVRIVKIHESTLRKRLFEFGETPSSALTVDEFMAVDLEAEQDPPAFKAARKRDKERLQKLEEQTTEFNQLQAEIDAALDREMTRLGKKRKVKNVDFDELQETGQFIEESTMDVITECLKEETPGSGGGGGGGREKNSANSSKSFIPEGMRPDLRAICANTEKERPAGEELGSGSFLPEGDVGEGELLTEDLDDDEINGYIMTEEEARTKNMQWEKLNEEYLKDMKIKEERLAKEREEGKPEKKKRRNVKKKMFGPSPSAREAIEMILQEKKISSKINYDILKTLTDGDGAGSTAAATTSALTALPVEAKSEIKGEINPTNSSSSPLLSPVRGIKQEKKPFDAPVADAAGRSNLKPTPNFGASSRKKHTAQATLPVVSSAGADDDETAKVTEDGTTKTGQDTIDDYDEEGDVEPEPEPEPEHKSLADMLNTGDDDDYYGYDDDY